A window from Salmo trutta unplaced genomic scaffold, fSalTru1.1, whole genome shotgun sequence encodes these proteins:
- the ptpro gene encoding receptor-type tyrosine-protein phosphatase O isoform X6 → MNPSVAAISALAVLSVLLLSLLVLFLLMLRKKHLQMARECGAETFINFASFERDGKLPYNWRRSLFAFLTLLPSCLWTDYLLAFYINPWSKTALKRRKLTSPVQLDDFEAYLKDMSKDSAYKFSLQFEELKSVGLDLSHDAADLPINRPKNRYTNILPYDFSRVKLIYLHNDEGSDYINANYIPGYKSPREYIATQGPLPETRNDFWNMVLQQKSRVIVMLTQCNERRRVKCDHYWPFTDEPVDYGEISVEMLSESESPEWTIRNFRLGYADESQDVLHLNYTSWPDHGVPTVNAIDSILKFVHIVRQQANRTKEPIVVHCSAGVGRTGTFIALDRLMQHIREHEFTDILGMVSEMRSHRLSMVQTEEQYVFIHQCVLLMWKKKTQSVASDVIYENISKS, encoded by the exons ATGAATCCCAGCGTAGCTGCCATCTCTGCTCTAGCGGTCCTCAGTGTCCTCCTCCTCAGCCTGCTGGTCCTCTTCCTACTGATGCTGCGTAAGAAACACCTGCAGATGGCCAG GGAGTGCGGAGCAGAAACCTTCATCAACTTTGCTTCGTTTGAGAGAGACGGCAAACTGCCCTACAACTG GCGAAGGAGCCTCTTTGCCTTCCTCACCCTCCTGCCATCCTGCCTTTGGACGGACTATCTTTTGGCTTTTTATATTAATCCTTG GAGCAAGACTGCTTTAAAGAGACGGAAACTGACAag CCCTGTCCAGCTGGATGACTTTGAAGCGTACCTCAAAGACATGAGCAAAGACTCCGCCTACAAGTTTTCTCTGCAGTTTGAG GAGCTGAAGAGCGTAGGACTGGATCTTTCCCATGATGCAGCAGACCTGCCAATCAACAGACCCAAGAACCGCTACACCAACATCCTGCCAT ATGACTTCAGCAGAGTGAAGCTGATCTATTTACATAACGACGAGGGATCTGACTACATCAACGCCAACTACATACCA GGTTATAAATCACCCAGAGAGTACATCGCCACCCAGGGCCCTCTGCCTGAGACGAGGAACGACTTCTGGAACATGGTCCTGCAGCAGAAGAGCCGGGTCATTGTGATGCTGACGCAGTGTAATGAGAGACGCAGGGTGAAGTGTGACCACTACTGGCCGTTCACAGACGAGCCGGTGGACTACGGAGAGATCAGTGTTGAGATGCTGTCCGAGTCAGAATCACCAGAATGGACCATACGGAACTTCAGACTGGGATAT GCTGATGAGTCTCAGGACGTCCTCCATCTCAACTACACATCCTGGCCGGACCACGGCGTCCCCACGGTCAACGCCATCGATAGCATCCTGAAGTTCGTCCACATCGTCCGCCAGCAGGCCAACCGCACCAAAGAACCCATTGTGGTTCACTGCAG TGCTGGTGTGGGCCGGACAGGGACCTTCATAGCTCTGGACCGTCTGATGCAGCACATCAGAGAACACGAGTTTACTGACATCCTGGGGATGGTGTCTGAGATGAGGTCCCATCGACTCTCCATGGTCCAGACGGAG GAGCAGTATGTGTTCATCCACCAGTGTGTCCTGCTCATGTGGAAGAAGAAGACACAGTCCGTCGCCAGTGATGTCATCTACGAGAACATCAGCAAGTCCTAG